A single region of the Eulemur rufifrons isolate Redbay chromosome 8, OSU_ERuf_1, whole genome shotgun sequence genome encodes:
- the LOC138389869 gene encoding LOW QUALITY PROTEIN: myeloid cell nuclear differentiation antigen-like (The sequence of the model RefSeq protein was modified relative to this genomic sequence to represent the inferred CDS: inserted 1 base in 1 codon; substituted 1 base at 1 genomic stop codon) — protein MTEYKKIVLLKGLENMSDYEFAIVKCLLANDLQLTRKIQYEYNRIRISDLMAEKFPGAACVDKLMELVKDIDSLKSLADKLRKEKXKVARKIKAKERSTVKKRNQEEVSPATPAPTTSNALTSEGAKKTLIPQKRKITPQESTQAKRNKASQQQSQPPFPPRPSIPAATGPPLPPQISSSTPSNTSSTQNQKTQAQPQVATRRNILQKGQITVMVLKATQPFEYGSPEEGKNKMFHATVASKSQFFQVKVFNINLKDKFVKMKIITISDYIESNGILEIHEASSVSEVGLYQKFEVPNSIIREANKTPKIDYLLNQASGTIVYGLFKLQKKTVNKTNTIYEIQDNTGSMEVVGNGKWHDIKCEEGDKXRLYYFQLRTIEYKLKLKSDIHSLIKVIKNKKSKKVSMNFN, from the exons ATGACTGAATACAAGAAAATTGTTCTGTTGAAAGGATTAGAGAACATGAGTGATTATGAATTTGCAATAGTTAAGTGCTTACTGGCCAATGACTTACAACTgacaagaaaaatacaatatgagTATAACAGAATTAGGATTTCTGATTTGATGGCAGAAAAGTTCCCAGGTGCTGCCTGTGTGGACAAATTAATGGAATTGGTCAAAGATATAGACTCCCTTAAAAGCCTTGCTGACAAGCTTCGGAAAGAGAAGTGAAAAG ttgctaggaaaatcaaagcaaaagaaagaagtacAGTGAAAAAGAGGAATCAGGAGGAAGTGAGTCCTGCTACACCTGCACCCACCACAAGTAATGCTCTGACATCTGAAGGAGCAAAGAAGACGCTTATACCCCAG aaaagaaaaatcacacccCAAGAAAGCACTCAAGCCAAAAGGAATAAGGCATCCCAACAGCAGAGTCAGCCTCCCTTTCCTCCAAGACCCAGCATACCTGCAGCAACAGGCCCTCCCTTACCTCCTCAGATCTCATCATCAACTCCATCCAACACTTCCTCGACTCAG AATCAGAAAACTCAGGCCCAACCTCAGGTGGCTACCAGAAGAAACATTCTCCAAAAAGGCCAAATAACAGTGATGGTACTGAAAGCAACACAGCCATTTGAATATGGGTCCcctgaggaaggaaaaaacaaaatgtttcatgCTACAGTGGCTAGTAAGAGTCAGTTTTTCCAAGTGAAGGTTTTCAACATCAACTTGAAAGACAAATTCGTAAAAATGAAGATTATTACCATATCTGATTACATTGAAAGTAATGGAATCCTGGAGATACATGAAGCATCATCTGTGTCTGAAGTTGGGCTTTATCAAAAGTTTGAGGTCCCAAACAGCATTATCAGAGAAGCAAACAAAACTCCCAAAATCGATTATCTTCTCAACCAAGCATCTGGAACAATAGTGTATGGGTTGTTTAAGTTACAAAAG AaaacagtgaacaagacaaacaCAATCTATGAAATACAAGATAATACAGGAAGCATGGAGGTAGTGGGGAATGGAAAATGGCACGATATCAAGTGTGAAGAAGGAGATA CTCGACTCTACTACTTTCAACTGAGAACAATTGAGTATAAGCTGAAATTGAAGTCTGACATTCACAGTCTCATCAAA gtCATCAAGaacaagaaaagcaagaaagtatCAATGAATTTTAATTGA